The following proteins are co-located in the archaeon BMS3Bbin15 genome:
- a CDS encoding nurA domain protein, with the protein MLQSTYEAFARKRKELQNYVENLKSRTDFTVFRDEWREVEIEAKESIAGAEDGSVNHRKYKSLVLYALNATSVIYDGKLRMDGIADIDFLYPYRYVRDRLSLYMTILEIKTALKHIKNIDILMLDGSIYADLLAPRELYSLSMEGRNKILSYLPEIERSSNEVISKKIAREERLENEEIFFLEYIEYLYSISALLEKGIKKVVGISKTSTDTRVGYEIPDMAGFEEVSSKEGFSKIYEKTVKRDFPVYSNFFRSMVFSRFYARLEDKKQVLMFEAPREITEKDAEHILERVKYFSIDGYPYLLRKAHREVVIGAKNIDSFASMIGITEKTGREALK; encoded by the coding sequence ATGCTTCAGAGTACCTATGAAGCCTTTGCCAGAAAAAGGAAAGAGCTTCAGAATTATGTGGAAAATCTTAAATCAAGGACAGATTTTACAGTTTTCAGGGATGAATGGAGAGAGGTAGAGATTGAAGCTAAGGAATCCATAGCAGGAGCTGAGGATGGGAGTGTAAACCACAGGAAATACAAAAGTCTTGTGCTTTATGCCTTAAATGCAACCAGTGTTATATATGATGGCAAACTCAGAATGGATGGTATTGCTGATATTGATTTCCTCTATCCCTATAGATATGTCAGGGACAGGCTGAGTCTCTACATGACAATACTTGAAATTAAAACAGCACTGAAGCACATTAAAAATATTGATATTTTAATGCTTGATGGCTCCATATATGCCGACCTGTTAGCTCCAAGAGAACTCTACAGCCTTAGCATGGAGGGCAGGAATAAAATTTTAAGTTATCTTCCTGAGATAGAGAGGAGTAGTAATGAAGTAATATCAAAGAAAATTGCCAGGGAAGAAAGACTTGAAAATGAAGAAATATTCTTTCTTGAGTATATTGAATACCTTTATTCTATCTCTGCCCTTCTGGAGAAGGGTATTAAAAAAGTGGTTGGTATATCAAAGACCTCCACTGACACCAGGGTTGGGTATGAGATACCTGATATGGCAGGCTTTGAGGAAGTTTCCTCTAAGGAGGGTTTTTCAAAGATATATGAGAAAACTGTTAAAAGAGATTTTCCTGTTTACAGCAATTTTTTCAGGAGTATGGTTTTCAGCAGATTTTATGCAAGGCTGGAGGATAAAAAGCAGGTTCTCATGTTTGAAGCTCCAAGAGAGATTACAGAGAAGGATGCAGAACATATTCTGGAAAGGGTAAAATATTTCTCAATAGATGGTTATCCCTATCTACTGAGAAAGGCTCACAGAGAGGTTGTTATCGGGGCTAAAAACATAGACAGTTTTGCATCTATGATTGGAATAACAGAGAAAACTGGAAGGGAGGCACTGAAATGA
- a CDS encoding hypothetical protein (D-glucuronyl C5-epimerase C-terminus), which yields MRRGFYLFGVLIVLIIFFIFEAVAMNARYQDVSKLGDGSSHDLKQPVKYSITENKIPLIYYGSVDGVNLGYQMAPQIVALKAREAFYDYKKTGNKSQLERALFLTDFLLNNSTPEAGGEFLVIKYDFSWPPYNLKTGWRGALCQAGVLKALLLAYENTGETRYLEAGNRVLKAFEVSVDKGGFKDERTDGRKSYLWLPEYVSPNPPYVLNGFITALLWIREYGVATSNSRALKIYSEGIVSLKHFVPQYDCGSGCSYYDASKRVASRHYNDLQARQMKWLYNLTKDRMFLKYYERWSQ from the coding sequence TTGAGGAGAGGATTTTATCTTTTCGGTGTCCTGATTGTCCTTATTATTTTTTTTATTTTTGAGGCGGTAGCAATGAACGCCAGATATCAAGATGTCTCTAAACTGGGCGATGGATCATCTCATGACCTTAAACAACCTGTTAAATATAGTATAACAGAGAATAAAATACCCCTCATTTATTATGGGTCCGTGGACGGTGTTAATCTTGGGTATCAGATGGCCCCTCAGATAGTGGCTTTAAAGGCCAGGGAGGCCTTTTATGATTATAAAAAAACTGGAAATAAAAGCCAGCTGGAAAGGGCACTTTTTCTGACAGATTTCCTTTTGAACAATTCCACCCCTGAAGCCGGAGGAGAATTCCTCGTAATAAAGTATGATTTTTCCTGGCCCCCCTACAATCTCAAGACCGGGTGGAGGGGTGCCCTCTGCCAGGCAGGGGTTCTTAAAGCCCTCCTTTTAGCCTATGAGAACACAGGAGAAACCAGATATTTAGAGGCGGGAAACAGGGTTTTAAAGGCCTTTGAAGTCAGTGTAGATAAAGGAGGTTTCAAGGATGAAAGGACTGATGGAAGAAAGTCCTATTTATGGCTTCCCGAGTATGTGAGTCCCAACCCTCCCTATGTGCTCAATGGCTTTATAACAGCCCTTTTGTGGATAAGGGAGTATGGTGTGGCCACATCCAATTCCAGAGCATTGAAAATCTACTCCGAAGGAATAGTATCTTTGAAGCATTTTGTACCCCAGTACGACTGCGGTTCCGGGTGCAGCTACTATGATGCCAGTAAAAGGGTTGCCAGCAGGCATTATAATGACTTACAGGCCCGGCAAATGAAGTGGCTCTACAACCTGACAAAGGACCGGATGTTTCTTAAATATTATGAGAGGTGGAGTCAGTGA
- the pgdA_1 gene encoding peptidoglycan deacetylase — translation MKKVVFLLMIAALSLGTGILLAEGESWENPPVKKNLTVVLSFDLEVPEGINNLPWILKTLENHSARATFFVTGEMARRYPGEIQLLVEKGNSVGSHGNYHEYPIFSKKGAIALSLYSGRSFNYIWKRSTKTVEDFRIALIRSRKALYKATGRYPVMYRSPILTPSVTRNMSYLKVLKETGFKIDSSLLRRYMDIKKPVVNMDGIVEVPPSISDGSFTNIKMCLNSAEYHARMGYPFVIYMHPWKFTGQEHRESFLKLISDLEKKYNVKYMRVDDVAVNYSR, via the coding sequence GTGAAGAAAGTTGTCTTTCTTCTTATGATAGCTGCCCTTTCCCTGGGGACTGGAATTCTTTTGGCGGAGGGGGAAAGTTGGGAGAATCCTCCGGTTAAAAAAAACCTGACCGTGGTTTTGAGCTTTGATCTGGAAGTGCCTGAAGGTATTAATAATCTTCCATGGATTCTTAAAACTCTGGAGAACCACAGCGCCAGAGCAACCTTTTTTGTTACAGGAGAAATGGCACGCAGGTACCCGGGGGAAATACAACTCCTGGTTGAAAAAGGCAATTCTGTGGGTTCCCATGGAAATTATCATGAGTACCCTATCTTTTCAAAAAAAGGGGCTATTGCTCTTTCGCTTTATTCAGGAAGGAGTTTTAATTATATATGGAAGAGGAGTACGAAGACCGTAGAAGACTTCCGCATAGCTTTAATCAGGTCCAGGAAAGCGCTATATAAGGCTACAGGGAGATATCCAGTAATGTACCGTTCGCCCATACTTACGCCCTCGGTAACCAGGAATATGTCCTACTTAAAGGTGCTAAAGGAGACTGGATTTAAAATTGATAGCAGTCTCCTTAGAAGGTATATGGATATAAAAAAACCCGTTGTAAATATGGATGGAATTGTTGAGGTCCCGCCATCCATATCAGATGGAAGCTTCACAAACATTAAAATGTGCCTGAATTCTGCAGAATATCATGCCAGGATGGGTTACCCGTTTGTAATATATATGCACCCATGGAAGTTCACAGGCCAAGAGCACAGGGAGAGTTTTCTGAAGCTTATATCAGACCTGGAGAAAAAGTATAATGTGAAGTATATGCGAGTAGATGATGTTGCAGTAAACTACTCCCGCTAA
- the galE_1 gene encoding UDP-glucose 4-epimerase, whose translation MDILVTGGCGYIGSHTAKALKEAGYNVIILDNFSQGLREFAKFGVLYEGNTGNEALLKEIFEKHDIEAVIHLAALSDVGESLSEPAKYYENNVCQTMKLLRVMIEHGIKRMIFSSTCAVYGIPEKIPIREEHPRAPVTPYGKTKLAVEHILEDFSRAYGLRYVSLRYFNAAGADYRAGIGEDHSPETHLIPVVLDAAMGRRKKVNIFGTDYPTRDGTCIRDYIHVADLTRAHLSALMYLEEGGDSDVFNLGIGEGFSVRDVIEAAGKVTGREIRVVEAPGRQGDPPVLIADSTKARKVLNWKPEYSSLEKIIASAWEWHRKRFFRK comes from the coding sequence ATGGATATACTTGTAACAGGAGGCTGCGGGTATATAGGTTCACATACGGCAAAAGCTCTGAAGGAAGCTGGTTATAACGTGATTATCCTAGACAATTTTTCTCAGGGGCTTAGAGAGTTTGCTAAATTTGGAGTTCTGTATGAAGGTAATACAGGTAATGAAGCTCTTTTAAAAGAAATATTTGAAAAGCATGATATAGAAGCTGTGATACATCTTGCTGCTCTCAGTGATGTAGGGGAGTCTCTATCAGAGCCAGCGAAATATTATGAAAATAATGTGTGTCAGACGATGAAGCTTCTCAGGGTTATGATTGAACATGGAATAAAAAGGATGATATTCTCCTCCACCTGCGCAGTTTATGGCATTCCAGAAAAAATTCCTATACGAGAGGAGCATCCGAGAGCACCTGTTACTCCCTATGGAAAAACCAAACTTGCAGTTGAACATATACTTGAAGATTTTTCCAGAGCCTATGGCTTAAGATATGTGAGCCTGCGTTACTTCAATGCTGCCGGAGCCGACTACAGAGCAGGCATCGGCGAAGACCACTCCCCCGAGACTCATCTCATACCTGTTGTTCTGGATGCTGCCATGGGAAGAAGGAAAAAGGTTAATATATTTGGAACAGATTACCCTACCAGAGATGGCACATGCATTCGAGATTATATTCATGTTGCAGACCTCACGAGGGCTCATCTCTCAGCATTAATGTATCTGGAGGAAGGAGGCGACAGCGATGTTTTCAATCTGGGTATTGGGGAAGGATTTTCAGTAAGAGATGTTATTGAGGCAGCCGGAAAGGTAACAGGTAGGGAGATAAGAGTTGTGGAGGCACCAGGAAGACAAGGAGACCCACCTGTTTTAATCGCTGATAGCACAAAGGCAAGAAAAGTTTTAAACTGGAAACCCGAGTATTCTTCTCTTGAAAAAATTATAGCATCTGCCTGGGAATGGCACCGAAAGAGGTTTTTCAGGAAATAA
- the ywlC gene encoding threonylcarbamoyl-AMP synthase produces the protein MTLILKIDTEKPERDKILKAAGFIRKGEVVAFPTETVYGLGADAMNPDAIKKIFRAKRRPLDNPLIIHISRTEQVYRLVEEVPSVAEKLMEAFWPGPLTIILKKSSEVPPEATAGLNTVAIRMPDHKVALQLIEFSSVPIAAPSANLSGRPSPTKAEHVIEDFYSKIACIIDSGRCRIGLESTVMLLTEDKPLILRPGAVTIEEIEKVTGNVEFNNRSKTGAADKPVSPGMKYRHYAPEAELWLVSEDRLEKAVREALKVKKKVGVITRGEKNLQVAEVFNAGTGIEEYASNIFAALRYFDDRGIEIIVAEGVEETGIGVAIMNRLKKAATRMV, from the coding sequence ATTTCCCACTGAAACAGTTTATGGTCTTGGTGCCGATGCTATGAATCCAGATGCAATAAAGAAGATTTTCAGAGCAAAGAGAAGACCTCTGGATAACCCACTTATTATCCATATTTCAAGAACTGAACAGGTGTACAGGCTTGTTGAAGAAGTTCCTTCTGTTGCAGAGAAGCTTATGGAAGCTTTCTGGCCAGGTCCCCTTACTATAATTCTTAAAAAATCTTCGGAGGTTCCACCCGAGGCAACTGCCGGGTTAAATACTGTTGCTATCCGTATGCCTGACCATAAAGTTGCGCTTCAGCTTATTGAGTTTTCATCTGTGCCTATCGCCGCTCCCAGTGCCAATCTTTCTGGAAGGCCGAGCCCTACAAAAGCTGAGCATGTAATTGAGGATTTCTACTCAAAAATCGCATGTATAATAGATTCTGGCAGATGCAGAATAGGACTTGAATCTACAGTTATGCTGCTGACTGAGGATAAGCCTCTGATACTTCGCCCGGGCGCAGTAACCATAGAGGAGATTGAGAAGGTTACAGGCAATGTAGAGTTTAATAATAGATCTAAAACCGGTGCTGCAGATAAGCCTGTCTCGCCAGGGATGAAGTACAGACACTATGCACCGGAAGCTGAGCTATGGCTTGTTTCAGAGGACAGGCTTGAGAAGGCTGTAAGAGAAGCCCTGAAGGTTAAAAAAAAGGTTGGTGTTATAACAAGGGGAGAGAAGAATTTACAGGTTGCAGAGGTTTTCAATGCAGGTACGGGTATTGAAGAATATGCCTCGAATATCTTTGCAGCCCTCCGTTATTTTGATGACAGAGGCATTGAAATAATAGTTGCAGAGGGTGTCGAGGAAACAGGGATAGGAGTTGCCATTATGAATCGGCTGAAAAAGGCTGCCACAAGAATGGTTTAA